Proteins co-encoded in one Bremerella sp. TYQ1 genomic window:
- a CDS encoding RNA polymerase sigma factor, with translation MSDDSLLIQRILQGDSSAYEEIVRCYQQRLYNTMVHILGSKEDAEDVVQESFVQAYLKLGTFQGNSAFYTWLYRISFNIAISHRRRRKKVHSIDQVREEVGSEPIDRSEGPGHRIEQQESIRQVHEALTKLSEEHRDVLVLRELEGMDYDRIAEVLELPVGTVRSRLHRARSHLKECLEVMIAQSERGMP, from the coding sequence GTGTCCGACGATTCGCTCCTGATCCAGCGTATTCTTCAAGGGGATTCGTCCGCTTACGAAGAGATTGTGCGCTGTTATCAGCAGCGGCTCTATAACACGATGGTCCACATTCTCGGATCGAAGGAAGATGCCGAAGATGTCGTCCAGGAGTCGTTCGTTCAGGCCTACTTAAAGCTCGGCACGTTTCAGGGGAACAGTGCGTTTTATACCTGGCTGTATCGTATTTCGTTCAATATCGCGATAAGTCATCGTCGTCGACGCAAGAAGGTTCACTCGATCGATCAAGTTCGCGAGGAAGTTGGCAGCGAGCCAATCGACCGTAGCGAAGGGCCCGGCCATCGAATCGAACAACAGGAAAGTATTCGTCAGGTTCACGAGGCACTCACGAAGCTTTCCGAAGAGCATCGCGATGTCCTGGTACTTCGCGAGTTAGAAGGAATGGACTACGACCGGATCGCGGAAGTGCTGGAGCTGCCTGTCGGAACCGTTCGCAGCCGATTGCATCGTGCTCGAAGTCACTTGAAGGAGTGCCTGGAAGTGATGATCGCTCAGTCCGAGCGTGGTATGCCGTAG
- a CDS encoding type II secretion system F family protein encodes MASTRPSYRLEDILALNAEIISLSRVELPLDPHLGRMSKELSGRLRQLGEDLSKRLSSGQPLDEAIDELGSGFPPMYRAVVTAGLRSGRLTSALEDVAATARRIQKVRISYLTASVYPAILLILAGLFGMTVGMEQLRMMREICVDSFLPETSYIVRSIDFFSALKPLFIALIPLGGALLFCITLLQVWPSFLFLGDGFVVWLLPGAKKVARNCQWAMVFDLMGLMIRHECPLPEAVRLATEATGSRRMMQLGREWAERIEKGDIKSAPEELNPLSRWLLGSQQEPEALANSLALTGQRYYAKARRQSLWIQNQLPIYATLVIGGFVVILYAMMLFIPWIGIMRHVLVLPA; translated from the coding sequence GTGGCTTCGACACGTCCATCATACCGTTTGGAAGATATTCTGGCTTTAAACGCCGAGATTATTTCTTTATCGCGTGTCGAACTCCCTCTCGATCCGCATTTAGGGCGGATGAGCAAAGAGCTTTCCGGCCGCCTTCGCCAATTGGGTGAAGATCTGTCGAAGAGATTATCCAGCGGTCAGCCCCTGGACGAAGCGATCGATGAGTTGGGCAGCGGGTTTCCGCCCATGTATCGGGCCGTCGTAACTGCCGGACTGCGAAGTGGTCGGCTTACCTCTGCACTAGAAGATGTGGCCGCGACGGCTCGTCGTATTCAGAAAGTACGGATTTCGTACCTGACCGCTTCGGTTTATCCCGCGATTCTGCTGATTCTAGCGGGCCTGTTTGGAATGACCGTCGGCATGGAGCAGCTGCGAATGATGCGCGAGATCTGCGTCGATTCGTTCCTGCCAGAGACGTCCTACATTGTTCGCTCGATTGATTTCTTCTCGGCGCTCAAGCCCCTGTTTATTGCGCTGATTCCTCTTGGGGGAGCGTTGTTGTTTTGTATCACCTTGTTGCAAGTGTGGCCGTCGTTTCTTTTTTTAGGAGACGGTTTCGTGGTTTGGCTACTTCCAGGCGCCAAGAAAGTGGCTCGTAACTGCCAGTGGGCGATGGTATTTGACCTGATGGGTTTGATGATTCGGCACGAGTGCCCATTGCCGGAAGCTGTTCGTTTGGCGACCGAAGCCACGGGAAGTCGCCGCATGATGCAGCTCGGACGCGAATGGGCCGAACGGATTGAGAAGGGGGATATCAAGTCAGCGCCTGAGGAACTGAATCCGCTTAGTCGTTGGCTGTTAGGATCTCAGCAGGAACCGGAAGCGCTCGCGAATAGTCTTGCGTTGACAGGCCAGCGGTACTACGCGAAAGCTCGTCGCCAAAGCTTGTGGATCCAAAATCAGCTTCCTATTTATGCCACGTTGGTCATCGGTGGCTTCGTCGTCATTCTTTATGCCATGATGCTGTTCATTCCTTGGATCGGAATTATGCGGCACGTACTTGTTCTTCCCGCTTAG
- a CDS encoding prolipoprotein diacylglyceryl transferase: protein MQRTLFLIPVPDDLFGLPVVGWGWLLIVWGVIVAVWIFLLSKKPDFQQELLGHVPLFAVVAAAIVFVLPMLRVSEGGQIGFPVRGYGVLLVFAIVSAVGLAAYRAQRMGLNPEVIYSLAMILIVCGVVGARVFFVIQYWENFYRPGDMAGTLKEVFKVTEGGIVVYGSLIGAAVAFALFCYRKQINALALADLIAPSLMIGMFFGRLGCFMNGCCYGGLCMLPLAVQFPQGVAPQYTPPYVRHLENGAFYGLLFVQDEEGQVIVANVLPESSASKTGKIEVGDVVESIDGYPLQGQPYAPLEVLKNRFLASWMKEDPKQGTLEIKLADKGDVALHVDEMPKASLPIHPTQVYSSLNGLILCLLVLAYYPFRKVDGEVIALTLGLYSIARFLLEVIRTDEYAIGGTGLTISQNVSVVILLLSIVLFVYARLRKQPLAWPRSAA from the coding sequence GTGCAACGAACCCTATTTCTCATTCCCGTTCCGGACGACCTGTTTGGCCTGCCTGTGGTTGGATGGGGTTGGCTTTTGATTGTTTGGGGGGTGATCGTTGCCGTCTGGATATTCCTCCTTTCCAAGAAGCCAGACTTTCAGCAAGAACTGCTAGGGCACGTTCCGCTGTTCGCGGTCGTCGCCGCGGCGATCGTCTTTGTCTTGCCGATGCTTCGCGTGAGTGAAGGAGGGCAGATCGGATTCCCGGTCCGCGGCTATGGCGTGCTGCTGGTCTTCGCGATTGTATCGGCAGTCGGTTTGGCCGCCTATCGTGCGCAGCGGATGGGGCTGAATCCTGAGGTCATCTATTCACTGGCGATGATATTGATCGTCTGCGGTGTGGTCGGGGCCCGAGTCTTCTTTGTGATTCAGTACTGGGAGAACTTCTATCGCCCCGGCGACATGGCAGGAACGCTCAAAGAGGTTTTTAAAGTGACCGAGGGCGGGATCGTTGTGTACGGTTCTTTAATCGGTGCCGCGGTTGCGTTCGCCCTGTTTTGTTACCGCAAGCAAATCAACGCATTGGCGTTGGCCGACTTGATTGCCCCCAGCTTGATGATCGGCATGTTTTTCGGGCGACTCGGCTGCTTCATGAACGGTTGCTGTTACGGAGGGCTTTGCATGCTTCCGCTGGCAGTTCAGTTTCCGCAAGGCGTCGCTCCGCAGTATACGCCCCCCTACGTTCGGCATCTGGAAAATGGTGCGTTCTACGGATTGCTGTTCGTGCAAGACGAAGAGGGTCAGGTCATCGTGGCGAATGTGCTGCCAGAGTCTTCGGCCAGCAAGACCGGCAAGATCGAAGTGGGCGACGTCGTCGAAAGCATCGACGGCTATCCACTTCAAGGGCAGCCTTACGCACCGCTGGAAGTGCTGAAGAATCGCTTCCTCGCTTCATGGATGAAAGAAGACCCGAAGCAAGGGACGCTTGAGATCAAGTTGGCCGACAAAGGAGATGTCGCGCTGCATGTCGACGAGATGCCGAAGGCTTCGCTGCCCATTCATCCGACGCAAGTCTATAGCAGCTTGAACGGCCTGATTCTTTGCCTGTTGGTGTTGGCCTACTATCCCTTTCGTAAAGTCGACGGAGAAGTCATTGCGTTGACGTTGGGGCTTTACTCGATCGCGAGATTTCTGCTGGAAGTGATTCGAACCGACGAGTATGCGATCGGCGGAACGGGTCTCACCATTTCGCAGAACGTGAGCGTGGTGATCTTGCTGCTTTCGATCGTACTGTTCGTTTATGCTCGGCTAAGAAAGCAGCCTCTTGCCTGGCCTCGCAGTGCTGCTTAA
- a CDS encoding cupin domain-containing protein has translation MPIPIPAPSVIEAAGNKPKIIQEFIGRVNSQTDDVSIARMVSPSGWVEPGQTPEFDEYTLVLKGELTVESKEGVHVVSAGQAIIVKKGEWVRYSSPHSDGAEYVAICLPAFSPETVNRDSE, from the coding sequence ATGCCTATTCCGATTCCCGCTCCCTCGGTCATTGAAGCTGCCGGCAACAAGCCGAAGATAATTCAAGAGTTTATTGGCCGCGTTAATTCGCAAACGGACGACGTCAGTATTGCTCGAATGGTCAGTCCCAGCGGCTGGGTCGAGCCAGGGCAAACGCCGGAGTTCGACGAGTATACGCTGGTGCTCAAAGGAGAGCTGACGGTCGAGTCGAAAGAAGGTGTCCACGTGGTTTCGGCCGGTCAGGCAATAATCGTGAAAAAAGGAGAATGGGTTCGCTACAGTAGCCCGCATTCCGATGGTGCGGAATATGTGGCCATTTGCTTGCCTGCATTCTCACCAGAGACGGTAAATCGCGATTCTGAGTAA
- a CDS encoding type II secretion system protein J — MSRSRRYGTSLIETLVIMAVGGVIATLAIKLVHESQIRAREAQQALDLQVGIRRLDEQFRRDAREAESIQIPSDGRLELTLADSMVVFAAEKGLITRTETERDTKKVSREGYGLANSQVTFSQTEDGNARVLVVVGNLEYSSEDYLIEQAIGGQP; from the coding sequence ATGAGCCGTTCTCGACGATACGGGACAAGCTTGATAGAGACGCTAGTGATTATGGCTGTCGGAGGCGTCATTGCAACGTTGGCAATTAAGCTCGTCCACGAAAGCCAGATCCGGGCCCGCGAAGCTCAGCAAGCGTTAGACCTTCAGGTCGGCATTCGCAGGCTGGATGAACAGTTTCGTCGTGATGCACGCGAAGCAGAAAGCATTCAGATCCCCAGCGATGGTAGGCTGGAGTTGACGTTAGCCGATTCCATGGTCGTGTTTGCCGCCGAGAAAGGACTGATAACGCGAACCGAAACGGAACGCGATACGAAGAAAGTATCGCGAGAAGGATACGGCCTGGCAAATAGTCAGGTCACTTTCTCACAAACCGAAGATGGCAATGCTCGTGTTCTCGTAGTCGTCGGTAATCTGGAGTATTCCTCAGAGGATTACCTCATCGAGCAAGCGATCGGAGGGCAGCCATGA
- a CDS encoding type II secretion system F family protein: MPSPSDSSNHEPDRSSLGGASTVDVSKDEATPKPASPIKLSHAESLELLRYIGELSKAGLPLDDGLEAFAEEISHRKLRQTLRQLAKEVRSGGNPLAEHELSFVRLPKYHQCILIAGIKSQRLGDTLFELLEEENWRSEYWRDLWAALSYPMLLATVTLLVVDLLNVFIMPMIQSQFLSIYEDFELDLSFDPAIFQSPTISWTSFFLLGVVGIFLIPAFLTPAQTSMLRRSMPLIGKIFWWYESLDLIIKLRLLVAQGIATPTALRLLEGAIASRRFAQLVPLWAEEMERGKKLTEVWQDSLDIPTSILPLIRWGETTSQLDDALGSAELLLKERLALRRELIRKIGPPFITIIVLAALFWAAVRLAVLVSPLIDLIQALT; encoded by the coding sequence ATGCCGTCACCTTCCGATTCCTCGAATCACGAACCTGATCGCTCGTCCCTCGGCGGCGCGTCGACGGTAGATGTTTCGAAAGACGAAGCGACGCCCAAGCCAGCATCACCGATCAAACTTAGTCATGCCGAGTCGTTAGAACTGCTGCGATATATCGGAGAACTTTCGAAAGCTGGCCTTCCGTTAGACGACGGGCTAGAGGCCTTTGCAGAGGAAATTTCTCATCGAAAGCTTCGGCAAACGCTACGGCAATTGGCCAAGGAAGTCCGTTCCGGGGGAAACCCATTAGCGGAGCATGAACTGAGCTTCGTTCGATTGCCCAAGTATCACCAGTGCATCTTAATCGCGGGTATCAAGTCGCAGCGTTTGGGAGATACGCTGTTCGAGTTACTGGAAGAGGAGAACTGGCGAAGCGAATATTGGCGAGACTTGTGGGCGGCATTGTCGTATCCCATGCTATTGGCGACCGTCACGCTGTTGGTGGTTGATCTGTTGAACGTCTTTATCATGCCCATGATTCAGTCGCAATTCCTTTCGATTTACGAGGACTTCGAATTAGATCTGTCATTCGACCCTGCCATTTTTCAGTCGCCAACGATCTCTTGGACCAGTTTCTTTTTGTTGGGCGTGGTAGGCATCTTTTTGATTCCTGCATTTCTGACGCCTGCGCAGACATCGATGCTGCGAAGGAGCATGCCGCTGATTGGCAAGATCTTCTGGTGGTACGAATCGTTGGACTTGATTATCAAGCTGCGTCTTTTGGTTGCCCAGGGAATCGCCACGCCGACTGCGCTGCGGTTGTTGGAAGGCGCCATCGCAAGCCGACGTTTTGCTCAGCTTGTGCCGCTATGGGCCGAGGAAATGGAGCGAGGTAAGAAGCTTACCGAAGTATGGCAAGACTCGCTCGATATTCCGACATCGATTTTGCCGCTCATTCGCTGGGGAGAAACGACCAGCCAACTGGATGACGCGTTAGGAAGCGCCGAGTTATTGTTGAAAGAGCGACTTGCATTACGGCGTGAGCTGATTCGTAAGATCGGACCGCCATTTATTACCATCATCGTTTTGGCGGCCCTATTCTGGGCTGCCGTTCGACTTGCCGTGTTGGTGTCGCCACTGATCGACCTTATTCAAGCGTTGACGTAA
- a CDS encoding solute:sodium symporter family transporter yields the protein MLDTVIILGSFVFFTALVGLITWLLTRKDDHGSSAGYFLAGRSLTGGYIAGSLMLTNLSTEQLVGLNGAAFKDGICVMAWEVLAGTSLVIMALYFLPRYLKSGIATVPEFLEERFGDSTRAITSLIFIVAYAAILLPIILYTGATGLTGILDVKGILGFEDAAVAADASSGAMSTADYTILWGAVWMIGIIGSIYAIFGGLRTVAISDTLNGFGLLVGGFLILFFGLNAINSESIFGAVEELYQANPEKFNSLGGPESSVPVSTLFTGVLLLNLFYWCTNQQIIQRTFGASSLKEGQKGVLLAGVLKILAPLILVIPGLIAFHLYGESIAKNDMAYGTLVSNVLPTWLAGFFAAVMVGAILSSFNSALNSTATLFSLGVYKQMLHPDASDESVIRSGKIAGTVLALASMTIAPLLAGQTSIFGYLQKMNGLYFIPIFSVVLVGMLSKRAPKIAADIALIFGFIAIAVFYFLIQPMTDGAAVDLNKPFYDFHFLGLMFVTLVGFQLIMARVSPRDTPYEQKDSGAVDMTRWPLAKPLGIALIVVVFGIYSFFALIDKIFPVTPEQQAEAQAQAAQVD from the coding sequence ATGCTTGATACGGTCATCATCTTAGGCTCCTTCGTCTTTTTCACGGCTTTAGTCGGTTTGATTACCTGGCTGCTGACACGCAAAGACGACCATGGATCTTCTGCTGGCTACTTCCTTGCCGGGCGGTCCCTTACCGGCGGCTATATCGCAGGCTCTTTGATGTTGACCAACCTGTCGACCGAACAGTTGGTCGGCTTGAACGGTGCTGCTTTTAAAGACGGGATTTGCGTGATGGCCTGGGAGGTCCTCGCCGGCACGTCGCTCGTGATCATGGCCCTTTACTTCCTGCCGCGATACTTAAAAAGCGGGATCGCCACGGTTCCCGAGTTCTTGGAGGAACGCTTCGGCGATTCAACGCGAGCCATCACTTCGCTCATTTTCATTGTCGCTTACGCCGCTATCTTGCTTCCGATCATCCTTTACACCGGAGCCACAGGGCTGACCGGCATTTTGGATGTGAAAGGGATCCTTGGCTTTGAAGACGCGGCCGTTGCCGCGGACGCATCTTCCGGTGCCATGTCGACAGCTGACTACACGATCCTCTGGGGTGCCGTCTGGATGATAGGTATCATCGGTTCGATCTATGCAATTTTCGGTGGCCTTCGAACCGTTGCCATTTCCGATACGCTCAACGGGTTCGGCCTGTTGGTGGGCGGGTTTCTGATCTTGTTTTTTGGTCTGAATGCCATCAATAGCGAAAGCATCTTCGGAGCTGTCGAAGAGCTCTATCAAGCCAACCCCGAAAAGTTCAACTCGCTCGGTGGACCAGAATCGTCGGTTCCTGTTTCGACACTCTTTACCGGCGTTCTGCTGCTGAACTTGTTCTACTGGTGTACCAACCAGCAGATCATTCAACGAACCTTCGGAGCGAGCAGCCTCAAAGAAGGCCAAAAGGGCGTCTTGCTGGCAGGCGTATTGAAGATCCTTGCTCCGCTGATTCTCGTTATCCCCGGCCTGATCGCTTTTCACCTGTATGGCGAATCGATCGCTAAGAATGACATGGCTTACGGAACACTTGTCAGCAACGTGCTTCCGACTTGGCTGGCAGGCTTTTTTGCTGCTGTCATGGTGGGTGCCATTCTCAGCTCGTTCAACTCGGCACTTAACAGCACCGCGACTCTGTTCAGCCTGGGCGTTTACAAGCAAATGCTGCATCCCGACGCCTCGGACGAAAGCGTTATTCGATCGGGCAAAATCGCAGGCACCGTGCTCGCATTAGCTTCGATGACGATTGCACCGCTGCTTGCCGGGCAAACAAGCATTTTTGGCTATCTTCAAAAGATGAACGGGCTGTACTTCATCCCAATTTTCTCGGTCGTGCTTGTCGGCATGCTCTCGAAGCGTGCTCCGAAGATCGCGGCAGACATCGCGCTCATCTTTGGCTTTATTGCCATTGCAGTGTTCTACTTCCTGATTCAGCCGATGACCGATGGAGCAGCGGTCGACTTGAACAAACCGTTCTACGACTTCCACTTCCTGGGGCTGATGTTTGTGACGCTAGTCGGCTTCCAGCTGATAATGGCTCGCGTTAGTCCGCGTGATACACCGTACGAACAAAAGGATTCTGGCGCCGTCGATATGACCCGTTGGCCGTTGGCGAAACCACTTGGCATTGCCTTGATTGTCGTCGTGTTCGGGATCTACTCGTTCTTCGCGCTGATCGACAAGATCTTCCCCGTAACGCCAGAACAGCAAGCCGAAGCGCAAGCACAAGCGGCTCAAGTCGACTAA
- a CDS encoding type II secretion system F family protein, whose product MAVLLGIVLLILANQWDSTTHEGSSFLRRSLRLAAWMFICIGGLGWWIGVSGFVAVILVPVVSLVFFGFGLQRYRVMENRSLVSIVMAGMEKGISPISSAVAYRQEAVGMQQRKADRFAKALGAGMTLVEAARVARVFLPAETLMTLELGRALGSVDDINRHSKQFTRDDTTNYGNLDLFLGGLITVVLVGSFQLALLSFTDRKIKPYLYQIMEEFDLNASGFPALWRWSEWSTEIILWCLYFIIPVASLFFILMVIVQFGWMSELPWRLRWVHGPINECRLLNVLSVVVAAELPLQSSLEVIKAKFPSSRIRKVARHVYYQQQQGGDWIDALRAERILNRGEAALATSAQKAGNLAWALKEISIGKRRRHLQRMAPAMKIALPVLVILAAMPVLFAAIGVFLPIINLITNLSL is encoded by the coding sequence ATGGCAGTCCTGCTTGGGATAGTGCTTCTGATCCTGGCGAATCAGTGGGATAGCACTACCCATGAAGGCTCTTCCTTTCTGCGACGCTCACTGCGTCTGGCAGCATGGATGTTCATCTGTATTGGTGGTTTGGGATGGTGGATCGGTGTTTCCGGTTTTGTCGCCGTCATTCTCGTTCCGGTAGTTAGCCTGGTGTTTTTCGGTTTCGGGCTTCAGCGATACCGGGTAATGGAAAACCGCAGTCTCGTTTCCATTGTTATGGCAGGCATGGAGAAAGGGATCTCGCCGATTTCTAGTGCCGTGGCATATCGTCAGGAAGCGGTTGGCATGCAGCAACGCAAGGCAGATCGTTTCGCCAAGGCGCTCGGCGCTGGTATGACGCTCGTCGAAGCGGCTCGTGTTGCGCGAGTATTTCTGCCTGCGGAAACGCTCATGACGTTGGAGCTCGGCCGCGCTTTGGGAAGTGTCGACGACATCAATCGGCATTCGAAGCAATTTACTCGCGACGATACGACCAACTACGGTAACTTGGACTTGTTCCTTGGTGGTTTAATTACCGTGGTTTTGGTTGGCAGTTTTCAGCTGGCGTTGTTGTCATTTACCGACCGCAAAATCAAACCGTACTTATATCAGATCATGGAAGAGTTCGATCTCAACGCGAGTGGGTTCCCCGCTTTGTGGAGATGGAGCGAGTGGTCGACGGAAATTATTTTATGGTGCCTGTATTTCATCATCCCAGTCGCCTCGCTGTTTTTCATTTTAATGGTGATAGTTCAATTTGGCTGGATGAGTGAACTTCCGTGGCGACTACGCTGGGTTCATGGGCCGATCAATGAGTGTCGACTTTTAAATGTCCTGTCGGTCGTCGTTGCGGCTGAACTGCCCCTACAGAGTTCCTTGGAAGTCATTAAAGCGAAGTTTCCCTCCAGCAGAATTCGCAAAGTGGCACGCCATGTTTATTACCAGCAGCAACAAGGGGGCGATTGGATCGATGCGCTGCGCGCCGAGCGTATCTTGAACCGCGGAGAAGCCGCACTGGCCACCTCGGCTCAAAAAGCCGGCAACTTGGCTTGGGCGTTGAAGGAGATTTCCATCGGCAAACGCCGGCGTCATTTGCAGCGAATGGCTCCTGCAATGAAAATTGCATTGCCGGTTTTGGTCATTCTGGCCGCAATGCCAGTCTTGTTTGCCGCTATCGGGGTTTTCCTGCCAATTATCAACCTGATTACTAATTTGTCGTTATAG